In the Caldanaerovirga acetigignens genome, ACAGGGAACTTGATGACCCATGTACCTGAAGGCAGCTGATGTATTGAATAGCAGTCCTGCCGCACCATTACCGGAACTATCCGGTCAAATTTGGGCAGGCTGGATTTCTTGCCATTTTTTGTACGGGAAAGGTATGAGCGATAAGCTGAGAGTGCTTTGAGCATGGCGCACTGGAGTGTAGCGCGGTTGAGGTCGAATAGTTCACAGGCTTTGTGGTAGGTTTCCCGGTTTAACTTTGCCCTGCTGGTAGTGTTCAAAGTTTCGGCCTGTTCCAGGAACCAGGTGCAGGCTTTGCGATATGTCTCCAGCATGCGAACCATCTTCTCCAGTTTGCCTTTGTTTGGGGATAGGAGTTTTACCTTTAGTGTTACTGTCTGCATATAGTATCTCCTCCGGTTTGCTTAAATTTTAGCATAACCAGATAAAAATAGCAAGTCGCCATTCATCTCCCGATTAAAATCGGGGGCATTCTGGCGGGATTTTTGTGATAAAACAAAGGGCAAAAGGTGACTTATGTCGGCGTGCAGAAAAATTTTTTAAAAGGAGGAAAGAAGGATGGCAGAAAAACGAAACGGATTTCTAGGTTGGTATTTTGGGACACCTCTTGTGTGGAGAATTCTAATCGCTCTTATATTGGGCGCAATTGTTGGTTTGATTGTTGGTACTAAAATTGCTGTAATAGAACCGTTAGGTACTTTAATGATCAAATTATTAAAGATGATCATACTTCCTCTAATATTTTCTGCGATTGTAACTGGTGTAGGAGGAATGCCCGCTTCCAAAATTGGAAGAGTTGCGGGAAAAATTTTGTTATATTATCTTGCAACTACGATTTGTGCGGCTACTTTTGGACTTATATTAGCTCAAATATTGAAGCCAGGGCTAGGTTTGTCTATAAGCGGTACTGCAGCCGAAGGAGCTACAGTGCAAACTCCTTCTGTCAGCAGCGTGCTTTTAAACATGGTACCTGATAACGTAGCGGCATCTTTTGCAAATGGGGCTTATTTACAGGTATTAGTTTTTGCAGTTATTTTTTGGTATCGCAATTTCGATACTTAGAGACACTCAAGATGATAATATAAGAGAAGCTGTACTTACTGTGTACAAATTCTGTCAAGGTACAGCCGAGTTGATGTTTAAAATTACAAAGGGTGTTCTAGAATATTCTCCGATAGGCGTTTTTGCCTTAATTGCCGTGCTATTTGCACAAGAAGGCGCAAAGGTAATTGGGTCTGTTGCTAAATTGATTTTAACATGCTATATAGGTTATGCTTTTCAATTGTTGATTGTATATGGTTTGCTTTTTACTTTGTTTACAAGATTAAGCTATGCTAAATTTATTGCAAAAGCAAAAGACGCTATGCTTATGGCATTTGCAACAAGAAGTAGCAGTGCAACTTTGCCACTTACATTAAAAGTTGCAGAGGAAAACTTAGGTGTTTCAAGAAATATCGGCAGTTTTACTCTGCCTCTTGGTTCACAAATAAATTTGGACGGAGAAGCTTATTATCAGATTATCTCTGTATTTTTTGTAGCTTTCGCAGCGGGAATTCATCTTACGCCTATTCAAAAGTTGATAGTTATTCTAGTTGTCACTATCGGGACGATGGGAACTGCAGGTATTGCTGGTTCTGGTCCAGTGGTATTATTAGCTGTTATGAATATGGTTGGTCTTAACGTTGAACCAGGAACAGTGGTTGCTGGAGCCTTTGCATTAGTGCTAGGGATTGATGTTATTCTCGATATGGGTAGGACGATGTGCAATGTTACTGGGGATATGGTAGGTACCTGTATTGTAGCAAAGTCTGAAGGAATGTTAGATTTAGAGAAATGGGAATAAACAAGTAGAATTTTGTATGGATATCGTCTGGAGGCCGTTTATGTTTATAGTAAATGGTCTCCAGACATAGATCTAAAAGCATACTTTCCATGGAAAAAGTTAAGACTGCAAAGGAGATGATTGAAATGCTTCTCATAAGCGCCCAAGAGATGAGACAGGCTTTTCCCATGGAGGAAGTGATAGTAGCAGTAAAAGAAGCATATAAAATCTTAGCGGAAGGGAAAAGTATAGTACCTTTAAGAACAAACATACCAGTAAAAAAACATAATGGACAAATACTTTTTATGCCTTCCTATGTAGAAGGCATTGATTTTGCCGGAATAAAGGTAGTGTCTGTATATCCGAAAAATGTTGAAAAAGGCTTGCCTTCCGTGCCAGCAACCATGATTTTGGTGGACGGTGAAACGGGCGTTGTAAATGCTATAATGGACGGCACATACCTTACAAGGCTTAGAACAGGAGCAGCTTCTGGGGTTGCGACAGAACTTTTCTCAAATGAAGATGCAAAAAAAGCAATAATTTTCGGTGCGGGCGCCCAGGCAGAGACCCAGATTTGGGCATTGCTCTGCGCAAGGAAGCTTGAAGAAGTATACGTCTTTGACGTTGATTTTAACAAAGCAAAGCAGTTTGCCGAACAAATGAATCAAAATTTCAAAAATTATGGCGCGACAATAACTGCAGTGGAAAATGCGGACGATGTACTTCCCGAAGTAGATATTATCACGACGGTCACAACATCTAAAAAGCCGGTATTTAATGGAAAATTAATAAAAAAAGGAGTCCACATAAACGGAATAGGAGCATATACCCCTGAAATGCAGGAAATTCCTGAAGAAGCCATATTAAAAGCCGACAAGATTTACGTGGACTCAAAAAGCGCGTGCCTCGCCGAAGCAGGAGACCTTATAGTCCCGATAAAAAAAGGGATGATTACAGAAGAAAAAATAACAGGGGATATTGGAGATTATATAATCGGCAAACTGCCCGGAAGGGAATCAAAGGAAGAAATTACTATTTTTAAATCCGTAGGCTTGGCTGTCCAGGATGTGGTAACCGCTGCTAGAATCTACGAAAAGGCTTTAAAGCTGGGGTTAGGTAAAAGTATCACCCTTTAGATTTATGGTAAGGACCTTTTCCGTATATGATGATCTCTAAAACGAGACAAATGGTATAAAAATTGGGACAATATCGAGAAATCATGAATTCCTTTCGCTAAAAGTGAAACTGGCATTAAAATTGCATATATAAAAAACTGAAACGTGATTTTGTTTTAACTGGAGGCGATATTATGGCTATTCCCTGCGATGCCATTGAAAAAGAAATCCAAAAAAGGAGGTCGGCCGTCCGTCCCATAAATGAGCGGATTGCGAGGCTTCGCGAAGAAAGCGTTAAGGCTCAGGTCAAAATCTCAGCCGAGAGGGCAAAAATCATAACGGAATTTTATAAAAGCGGCATAGCAAAAGACGAGTCCATTCCTGTGCAGCGCGCCATGGCCTTCAAGTACTTGATGGAGCGGGTGAGCCTGCCGGTGGAAGAAGGCCAGCTTATCGTGGGGCTCAGGGGGACCGGTCCGCAGGAAGTACCCACCTATCCAGAGATATGCACCCACAGCATGCAGGACCTGGAAATTCTAGATTCCAGGGAAAACATGCCCTACAAAGTGGATGAAGAGACGAAAAAGCTTTACGAAGAGGAGATAATTCCGTTCTGGAAGGGTAAGACGGTTAGGGAAGAACTTTTTGCGAGCCTTCCGCAGGAATGGATCGATGCCTATGAAGCGGGGATATGGACCGAATTCATGGAGCAGAGGGCTCCGGGACATACCGCTGGTGGGGAGAGAATTTTTGAAAAAGGGGTTCTCGACATAAAAGAGGAGATAAAAAAGAGTATGCAGGAACTCAACCCCGATGATCCCGATTATAAGGAAAAGATGGAAGAATTGAAGGCGATGGACATTGCCGCCGATGCAATTTTGATCTACGCACAGCGCTATGCCGAAAAATTGGAAAAAATGGCCCAGGAGAAAGAAAACCCCGAGCGCAAAAAAGAGCTTGAAGAAATGGCAAGAATCTGCCGCAAAGTTCCCGCACATGCGCCGGAGACATTCTGGGAAGCCCTGCAGCACTACTGGTTCGTTCACGTCGGGGTGGTCTATGAGACCAACCCCTGGGATTCCTTCAACCCGGGAAGATTCGACCAGCACCTTTTTCCCTTCTACGAAAAGGATGTAAAAGAAGGAAGGCTCACGAGGGATAAGGCCAAGGAACTTTTAGAGGCCTTCTGGATAAAGATAAACAACCAGCCGGCGGTGCCCAAAGTAGGAGTTACTGCAGAGGAAAGCTTCACATACAACGACTTTACCAAGATAAATATAGGGGGCTTAAAAAAGGACGGCTCAGACGGAGTAAACGAAGTGTCCTACCTGCTATTGGAAGTGCTGGATGAAATGAGGACTCTTCAGCCGAACACCGCCTTGCTCGTCAGCAATAAAAACCCGGACAGGTTATTGATAAAAGCCCTGCAGGTTGTGGCGCCGGGATTCGGCGAACCGCCGTTTTTCAACTTCGACGGCGTGATAGTGAAGATGTTGAGGCAGGGCAAGACTCTGGAAGATGCACGGACTTCAGGGGTGAGCGGCTGCGTTGAGACGGGCTCTTTCGGTAAAGAAGCCTATATACTCACGGGCTACTTCAACCTGCCCAAAATCCTTGAAATTACCCTGAACAACGGAATAGACCCGCAGACCGGCAAAAAGCTGGGGATTGAAACCGGAGATCCTGCAAACTTCAAATCCTATGAAGAGCTGTGGCAGGCTTTCATGAAGCAGGTGAAGCATTTCATGGACATAAAGATGAAGGGGAACGACATCATAGAGGAAATATATTCAAGGCAGCTTCCCGTGCCGTTCATGTCGCTTTGGATAGATGACTGCGTGAAAAAAGCAAAGGACTACAATTCCGGTGGTGCGAGGTACAACACGCAATATGTGCAGCTTGTTGGGCTCGGCACAGTGGCTTTCAGCCTGAGCTCGCTGAAGTACCATGTTTTCGATGAAAAGACGACTAGCATGGAAGAATTTATGGAGGCATTAAGGCAAAATTTCGAAGGGAAATACGAGATTTTGAGGCAGAGGATATTGAATAAGACCCCAAGGTACGGGGAAGATGACGATTACGCCGACGAGATAGCTAAGAGGCTTGTGGATGAGGTAGTCGGGATGATAGAAAGCTACCCGCCGACGCTGGTGAGAAAGGCTTCGAGAAGGGCGTATTTCCTGCCGACGACGGTCCACGTATATTTTGGCAAGGTCACAGGTGCCACGCCGGACGGCAGAAAAGCCGGTTTTCCGGTGTCCGAGGGCATATCTCCAGTGCAGGGAAGCGACAGAAGAGGAGTAGCGGCAGTGTTCAGGTCAATTGCAAAGTGCGATTGGGATAAGACCGGAGGGGCGCTTCTAAATCAAAAGCTCACGCCAGATTTATTGGAAGGTGAAGAGAACCTCCGGAATCTCGCAAGCCTGATAAGAACGTTCTTCAACATGGGCGGGCATCACGTGCAGTTCAATGTGGTCAGTGCGGAGCTTTTGAGGGAGGCCCAAAAACGCCCAGCGGATTTCCAGGACCTGATGGTGAGGGTTGCGGGATACAGCGACTACTTCGTGAATTTGCCGAAGGGACTACAGGAGGAAATAATAGCGAGGACCGAACAAAAGGAATTTTAGCTTATTTGATGCTGCAAGGAGGCTTTTAGATGACGAATAATGGCTTAATATTCGATATTAAGCGCTTTGCGGTGCACGACGGGCCGGGAATAAGGACCACCGTATTTATGAAAGGCTGTCCTCTCAGGTGCTGGTGGTGCCACAATCCGGAAGGCATATCGCCCAAAAATGAGTTAATGTTTTTCGAATATAAATGCATTAGGTGTCGTACCTGCGCCGGGGTATGCCCGGCCGGGGCAATTTTTTTTGAAAACGAAGGCGGCTTTCCCAAAATTGAAAGAAGCCTTTGCATAGGTTGCGGTATATGTGCCGATGCCTGCCCGACGAATGCGATAAGGCTCGTCGGGAGGGTAATAAATGTGGAGGAACTTATAGAGGAATTGGAAAGGGACGTGCTCTTTTACGACAAATCCAGCGGTGGCGTTACTTTTTCGGGGGGAGAGCCACTTGCACAGCCGCATTTTCTAAAAGAAGCCCTAAAAAGGTGCAAGGAGCGCGGCTTTCACACCGCCCTTGACACTTCGGGCTTCGCGCCACGGGATACCTTTGTAGAGGTTATGGATTATGTGGATTTTTTCCTGTTCGACTTGAAACTCGCAAAGGAGGAGCATCACAAAAAATACACAGGGGTTTCTAATGAGCCCATAAGGGAAAACCTGAGGCTTCTGGATGATGCGGGAAGGGGAAAGGACGTGCTCCTTCGCCTTCCCGTCATCCCCGGGATTACCGATACAAATGAAAATATAGAAGGCCTTGTGGAATTCGCATCTTCGTTAAAAGACATAAGGCAAATAGAACTTTTGCCCTTCCACGATGTGAGCGAAAAGTACGCGAGGCTTTCGAGAGAATACAAAATGCTGGACCA is a window encoding:
- a CDS encoding dicarboxylate/amino acid:cation symporter; amino-acid sequence: MAEKRNGFLGWYFGTPLVWRILIALILGAIVGLIVGTKIAVIEPLGTLMIKLLKMIILPLIFSAIVTGVGGMPASKIGRVAGKILLYYLATTICAATFGLILAQILKPGLGLSISGTAAEGATVQTPSVSSVLLNMVPDNVAASFANGAYLQVLVFAVIFWYRNFDT
- a CDS encoding dicarboxylate/amino acid:cation symporter; its protein translation is MQLFFGIAISILRDTQDDNIREAVLTVYKFCQGTAELMFKITKGVLEYSPIGVFALIAVLFAQEGAKVIGSVAKLILTCYIGYAFQLLIVYGLLFTLFTRLSYAKFIAKAKDAMLMAFATRSSSATLPLTLKVAEENLGVSRNIGSFTLPLGSQINLDGEAYYQIISVFFVAFAAGIHLTPIQKLIVILVVTIGTMGTAGIAGSGPVVLLAVMNMVGLNVEPGTVVAGAFALVLGIDVILDMGRTMCNVTGDMVGTCIVAKSEGMLDLEKWE
- a CDS encoding ornithine cyclodeaminase family protein; translated protein: MLLISAQEMRQAFPMEEVIVAVKEAYKILAEGKSIVPLRTNIPVKKHNGQILFMPSYVEGIDFAGIKVVSVYPKNVEKGLPSVPATMILVDGETGVVNAIMDGTYLTRLRTGAASGVATELFSNEDAKKAIIFGAGAQAETQIWALLCARKLEEVYVFDVDFNKAKQFAEQMNQNFKNYGATITAVENADDVLPEVDIITTVTTSKKPVFNGKLIKKGVHINGIGAYTPEMQEIPEEAILKADKIYVDSKSACLAEAGDLIVPIKKGMITEEKITGDIGDYIIGKLPGRESKEEITIFKSVGLAVQDVVTAARIYEKALKLGLGKSITL
- the hypD gene encoding trans-4-hydroxy-L-proline dehydratase — protein: MAIPCDAIEKEIQKRRSAVRPINERIARLREESVKAQVKISAERAKIITEFYKSGIAKDESIPVQRAMAFKYLMERVSLPVEEGQLIVGLRGTGPQEVPTYPEICTHSMQDLEILDSRENMPYKVDEETKKLYEEEIIPFWKGKTVREELFASLPQEWIDAYEAGIWTEFMEQRAPGHTAGGERIFEKGVLDIKEEIKKSMQELNPDDPDYKEKMEELKAMDIAADAILIYAQRYAEKLEKMAQEKENPERKKELEEMARICRKVPAHAPETFWEALQHYWFVHVGVVYETNPWDSFNPGRFDQHLFPFYEKDVKEGRLTRDKAKELLEAFWIKINNQPAVPKVGVTAEESFTYNDFTKINIGGLKKDGSDGVNEVSYLLLEVLDEMRTLQPNTALLVSNKNPDRLLIKALQVVAPGFGEPPFFNFDGVIVKMLRQGKTLEDARTSGVSGCVETGSFGKEAYILTGYFNLPKILEITLNNGIDPQTGKKLGIETGDPANFKSYEELWQAFMKQVKHFMDIKMKGNDIIEEIYSRQLPVPFMSLWIDDCVKKAKDYNSGGARYNTQYVQLVGLGTVAFSLSSLKYHVFDEKTTSMEEFMEALRQNFEGKYEILRQRILNKTPRYGEDDDYADEIAKRLVDEVVGMIESYPPTLVRKASRRAYFLPTTVHVYFGKVTGATPDGRKAGFPVSEGISPVQGSDRRGVAAVFRSIAKCDWDKTGGALLNQKLTPDLLEGEENLRNLASLIRTFFNMGGHHVQFNVVSAELLREAQKRPADFQDLMVRVAGYSDYFVNLPKGLQEEIIARTEQKEF
- a CDS encoding glycyl-radical enzyme activating protein, translated to MTNNGLIFDIKRFAVHDGPGIRTTVFMKGCPLRCWWCHNPEGISPKNELMFFEYKCIRCRTCAGVCPAGAIFFENEGGFPKIERSLCIGCGICADACPTNAIRLVGRVINVEELIEELERDVLFYDKSSGGVTFSGGEPLAQPHFLKEALKRCKERGFHTALDTSGFAPRDTFVEVMDYVDFFLFDLKLAKEEHHKKYTGVSNEPIRENLRLLDDAGRGKDVLLRLPVIPGITDTNENIEGLVEFASSLKDIRQIELLPFHDVSEKYARLSREYKMLDHSAPPPATMKRIKEAFERAGFSVKV